The following are encoded in a window of Chaetodon auriga isolate fChaAug3 chromosome 24, fChaAug3.hap1, whole genome shotgun sequence genomic DNA:
- the kdm6ba gene encoding uncharacterized protein kdm6ba: MHHAVEQFGGRGTRDSFPLDGLNRGPWAPVGGRAWQPPARCSPGMNQHQLLSHLPPGPMGGLNHPNKFFSNGPVRGGEKLELPQPMLPGLQREQQRAPHHHLHPPPPHRAWEQLGQLYESHLPPQGHPVVPLPNEHSLRLHNGGYAGSSGPPPNPHHPPSRPNQLLKFGGPQEQHAPRGPPLLGDEMWAQVQQQRGYPGKMLGGQLKRPGPPLGEHSVIQHTPPPSLHPSSRQAAEDCPSPSKRKKSSDQVSHPGLQRFPGQSLLAQHQSSVHHLPPKPAFWNPVHKNNSSPWQPHASDRKNPPSQEYQETNKHGMGSYTQKSSPASSTPSNLSPLPNSSPGNYNQGCAPQLQKDTFQPQAVNQQSPHSSYPSSKLRLAPPCQALEPHGPNNQRGPVIGGHGGSQATSHAASTPTRGDRDQHLHAQSSPANPPATSNSSSSSVPYSHFQPHPGLVHQGPPPASTSVPQQQQNGPHEVWRYQNRPSSQSLESGVYRPPGLLPQRQQNHNQVVDSRVPGPSQHHHHVSPPLPPTNSTRTPVITPNLPISQASCSIASYTGSSRGMTGVSSLTTSPPAGCPVNNGSSNNRWQRGREPVPQTSTSGITSPTSQLDALLQPGCQRGQTATSNQSHQQGLPRPQQQEPTKSQPMKGKMSYYAQVEQPPAFSSSSSFFSSGHQRAGDSVITSRVSNPLPSSPSTYCAAPRSTVNSDRQPSSQALSSRLHHQPGSASTQAYSQPQIHPPAPTSVPQSIEEALDKLDAELEGHMQAEERKKREREERERKMREEERRKKEWELRQKRDEERKRKELEKEEEERRKRELDRQEEERRRREWERQEQERRRKQEEERRRRREAERLEEERKKREWERQEEERKKKEWEKKERERKRREWERQEEERRKKEAEKQEEERKKKELERQEERKKQRELERKEQEKKKMERKKEEDLCSAKGKEQTAIENLERLLSGNTSPTPPPPRLSSVTAPPSGPSPPNSQASPPYPWLSRGGMIPCPPGQTPTTTTPAERLRPPPLTPQTEYAREKQRQREMWGNNSGTTFSPSSTHSTSGMNQSVYPNKPPAMQAAPNQSKDLARERDSSQQSLPPLALREPPKLYQAFPRENLPPPPLSSTSTRSILNKQVTGSGLENASSCGADSDSAQFEEEPSELSTLLPDGLANIMAMLDESIKKEEEMYNSEKTASTGLLNNFSSSVQPIKSYLCAPDLIPATKHQPNQEDFGSNPHASPPVLSRQGSLASPCSRTSSLNEEDEDYLKPFPNVPLNPKQSIDIGMGVGNTNYRHSDLAKLYGLPEQTKSEADEDDDEEDSETPSCSPPPQRPHLHQTGVNSMFKSLAVLESQKYAYRGGPFGRPPPSALVGVKYSSSLSLGPDICCQQQGSSPTSDSTNPPFSPAFPPAKSSPPLLEDKKLKIEDTDVWRDDRETSEERIKFTKRESTPTINPIRVVKEEQLLTTISESSLAELGKSCEVMLSRHSLPNKNTFNKPDGHGKVEDRHKPEKVKEHREKDRNRDREKEKKRKHGHSHSSSRKHEDRKEKKKHREKREEMALSSSSSSSSSSSSSSSTHSSSSHKRHKDGKSHKEKKDRRILGDLNLQCKEGSEKNRSHYDTEKKKRKEASSASSTSEGKHAECSSEHKRGSESSSSLGSTDFLKLKALSDGPPKELKIRLIKVESGDRETFIASEVEEKRIPLEEINIKNTASEIIRSCKGARVKGKFRESYLLPAFSVKPIMTSEEPIPREKLNPPTPSIYLESKRDAFSPVLLQFCTDPKNPVTVIRGLAGSLRLNLGLFSTKSLVEANAEQAVEVRTQVQQPADENWDASGTGQTWPCESSRSHTTIAKYAQYQASSFQESLQEEKGSDEEDDEDDEKGKKPSNSSDTQSKDSSKESSSAEQKPVGKIIKFGTNIDLSDPKRWKPQLQELQKLPAFMRVASSGNMLSHVGHTILGMNTVQLYMKVPGSRTPGHQENNNFCSVNINIGPGDCEWFSVHENYWHAISDFCEKHGVDYLTGSWWPVLEDLYNANIPVYRFIQRPGDLVWINAGTVHWVQAVGWCNNIAWNVGPLSAYQYQLALERFEWNEVKKVKSIVPMIHVSWNVARTVKITDPDTYKMIKHCLLQSIKHIQILRDQLVAEGKKLSYQSRVKDEPAYYCNECDVEVFNLLFVTSENSSRKTYVVHCEDCARQRSSNLTNVVVLEQYRTEELMNIYDSFSLASSSR; the protein is encoded by the exons ATGCATCACGCAGTAGAGCAGTTTGGTGGGCGTGGCACACGGGATTCCTTCCCTCTGGACGGACTCAACCGGGGACCATGGGCTCCCGTGGGCGGCCGCGCCTGGCAGCCACCTGCCAG GTGTTCGCCTGGAATGAACCAACATCAACTCCTTTCCCATCTACCTCCTGGTCCTATGGGCGGACTGAACCATCCCAATAAATTCTTTAGTAATGG GCCTGTGCGAGGAGGTGAGAAGCTTGAGCTCCCACAGCCTATGTTACCAggtctgcagagggagcagcagagagctcctcatcatcatcttcatcctccacctccccacAGAGCATGGGAGCAACTAGGTCAGCTGTATGAATCCCATCTTCCTCCTCAAGGACATCCTGTTGTGCCCCTGCCCAATGAGCACTCACTTCGTCTCCATAACGGAGGTTATGCAGGCAGCAGTGGGCcgccccccaacccccaccatCCCCCCAGCAGGCCAAACCAATTGCTGAAG TTTGGGGGTCCTCAGGAGCAGCATGCTCCCCGGGGTCCACCATTGCTGGGAGATGAGATGTGGGCTCAGGTGCAGCAG CAGAGAGGCTATCCAGGGAAGATGCTCGGGGGTCAGCTGAAGAGACCCGGTCCTCCATTGGGGGAGCACTCTGTTATCCAGCACACTCCTCCGCCATCACTGCACCCGTCTTCTCGCCAAGCTGCTGAGGACTGTCCCAGCCccagcaagaggaaaaaaagttcAGATCAG GTATCCCATCCTGGGCTGCAGCGTTTCCCCGGTCAGTCTTTGTTAGCTCAGCACCAGTCTTCGGTCCACCACCTCCCTCCAAAACCTGCCTTCTGGAATCCcgttcacaaaaacaacagcagtccCTGGCAGCCCCATGCTTCTGACCGCAAGAACCCTCCATCGCAGGAATACCAG GAAACCAACAAACACGGAATGGGCAGCTACACCCAAAAGTCCTCTCCTGCCTCTTCCACTCCTTCAAACCTCTCCCCTCTACCAAACTCCTCTCCAGGAAACTACAACCAGGGATGTGCTCCTCAGCTCCAGAAAGACACATTCCAACCTCAGGCTGTAAACCAGCAGTCCCCTCACTCCTCCTACCCCAGCTCGAAACTGAGACTAGCTCCACCCTGCCAGGCCTTGGAGCCGCATGGTCCTAACAACCAGAGAGGCCCTGTCATTGGGGGTCACGGTGGCAGCCAAGCTACCTCTCACGCTGCATCTACTCCAACTAGGGGAGACAGAGATCAACATCTACATGCCCAGTCGTCACCAGCAAACCCTCCTGcaaccagcaacagcagcagtagtagtgtGCCTTACAGCCACTTCCAGCCTCACCCAGGGCTGGTGCACCAGGGTCCCCCTCCTGCCAGCACCTCAGTACCTCAGCAACAGCAAAATGGGCCCCATGAGGTCTGGAGATACCAGAACAGGCCCAGCAGTCAGTCCCTG GAATCAGGCGTATACAGGCCTCCAGGACTGCTACCTCAGCGCCAACAGAACCACAATCAGGTCGTGGACAGTCGGGTTCCAGGTCCCTCCCAGCATCACCATCATGTCAGCCCTCCTCTACCCCCAACCAACTCCACTCGAACACCTGTCATCACCCCCAATCTTCCCATATCACAGGCCTCCTGCTCCATCGCCAGCTATACAGGCAGCTCTAGAGGTATGACTGGTGTCTCCTCGCTAACCACATCACCCCCTGCTGGTTGCCCTGTGAATAATGGCAGCAGTAATAACAggtggcagagaggaagagagccaGTACCCCAAACCTCCACCAGTGGCATCACTAGCCCCACCTCTCAGCTAGATGCTCTTCTGCAGCCAGGATGTCAGAGAGGCCAAACTGCCACTTCCAACCAGTCTCACCAACAGGGGCTACCCAGACCACAACAGCAGGAACCCACCAAGTCCCAGCCCATGAAGGGGAAGATGTCATACTATGCTCAAGTGGAGCAACCTCCTGCattttcctcatcatcttctttcttctcctcagggCACCAGAGGGCAGGGGACAGTGTGATTACAAGCCGTGTTTCAAATCCTCTTCCTAGCTCTCCTTCTACATACTGTGCAGCTCCTCGTTCCACTGTCAACTCTGACCGTCAGCCATCCAGTCAAGCCCTGTCCTCCAGACTGCATCATCAGCCAGGATCTGCCTCAACACAGGCGTACTCTCAGCCCCAGATTCATCCACCAGCTCCAACCTCTGTCCCTCAGTCCATCGAAGAGGCTCTCGACAAGCTTGATGCAGAACTAGAGGGTCACATGCAAGctgaggaaaggaagaagagggagagagaggagcgagagagaaaaatgagagaagaggagaggcggAAGAAAGAATGGGAGCTGAGACAAAAGCGGGatgaagaaaggaagaggaaagagctagaaaaggaggaggaggagaggagaaagagagaactggatcgacaggaggaggagaggagaaggagagaatggGAGAGGCAggagcaagagaggaggaggaaacaagaggaggaaaggaggaggaggagagaagcagagaggctggaagaggagaggaaaaagagagaatgggagaggcaggaagaggagaggaaaaagaaagaatgggAGAAGAAGGAGCgggaaaggaagaggagagagtgggagagacaggaggaggagaggcggaagaaagaggcagagaagcaagaggaggagagaaagaagaaagaactGGAGAGgcaagaagagaggaaaaaacaaagagagttggagaggaaggagcaggagaaaaagaagatggagcgaaaaaaggaggaagaccTGTGCAGTGCAAAAGGCAAAGAACAGACTGCTATTGAAAATCTGGAGAGACTGCTCTCTGGTAACACTTCCCCAACACCCCCACCTCCTCGCCTGTCTTCTGTTACTGCACCTCCTTCGGGTCCATCACCCCCCAACTCCCAGGCTTCACCCCCCTACCCTTGGCTAAGCCGTGGTGGCATGATCCCATGTCCACCAGGCCAAACACCCACCACCACTACTCCTGCAGAAAGGCTGCGTCCGCCCCCCCTCACACCTCAGACTGAGTATgccagagaaaagcagaggcaaagagagatGTGGGGCAACAACAGCGGAACAACTTTCAGTCCCTCATCTACACACAGTACCTCAGGGATGAATCAGTCGGTATACCCCAACAAGCCCCCGGCAATGCAAGCTGCCCCCAATCAATCCAAAGACTTAGCtagggagagagacagcagccaacagtctctccctcccttgGCACTTAGAGAGCCCCCCAAACTGTATCAGGCTTTTCCCAGAGAAAACCTGCCACCACCACCTCTATCCTCCACTTCCACAAGGAGCATCCTCAACAAGCAggtgacaggaagtggtttGGAAAATGCCAGCAGCTGCGGCGCTGACTCCGACAGTGCTCAGTTTGAGGAAGAGCCTTCAGAGCTGTCCACATTGCTCCCTGATGGTCTGGCTAACATCATGGCTATGCTGGATGAATCCAtcaaaaaggaagaggagatgtATAACAGTGAAAAGACTGCATCCACAGGTCTGCTGAACAACTTTTCTTCTAGTGTTCAGCCAATCAAGAGCTACCTGTGTGCCCCAGACCTCATTCCAGCCACAAAGCATCAGCCCAACCAGGAAGACTTTGGGTCCAATCCGCATGCTAGCCCACCTGTGCTCAGCCGCCAAGGCTCTCTGGCATCCCCCTGCAGCCGAACATCATCTCTcaatgaggaggatgaggactACCTTAAACCTTTTCCAAATGTCCCTCTCAACCCTAAACAATCAATTGACATTGGAATGGGAGTGGGTAACACGAATTACCGCCACAGTGACTTGGCTAAACTCTATGGCCTCCCTGAGCAGACGAAAAGTGaggctgatgaggatgatgacgaAGAAGATTCTGAGACGCCCTCTTGTTCTCCACCACCCCAAAGACCCCACCTCCATCAAACCGGTGTAAACAGCATGTTCAAGTCTCTAGCTGTCCTAGAGAGCCAGAAGTATGCTTACCGTGGTGGGCCTTTTGGGAGACCCCCTCCATCAGCCCTGGTTGGGGTCAAATATtcctcttcactgtcactggGCCCTGACATCTGCTGCCAGCAACAAGGCAGTTCTCCCACGTCAGATTCAACCAATCCACCATTCAGTCCAGCTTTCCCACCTGCGaagtcctctcctcctctgctagAGGACAAGAAACTGAAAATAGAGGATACTGATGTTTGGAGAGATGATAGAGAAACATCGGAGGAAAGAATAAAATTTACCAAAAGGGAGAGTACTCCTACCATAAATCCTATCAGGGTGGTCAAGGAGGAGCAACTGCTGACAACCATCTCTGAATCTTCTCTGGCAGAGTTGGGCAAGAGCTGCGAGGTCATGCTTAGTCGACACTCACTTCCTAACAAGAACACCTTTAATAAACCTGACGGCCATGGCAAAgtggaggacagacacaaaCCTGAGAAAGTAaaggaacacagagagaaagacagaaacagagatagagagaaagagaagaagaggaagcacGGTCACAGCCACAGTAGCAGCAGGAAGCAtgaagacaggaaagaaaagaagaagcatcgagaaaagagagaggagatggccctctcctcttcttcttcatcttcatcatcgtcgtcatcatcatcttccaCTCATTCCAGCTCCAGCCACAAGCGGCACAAGGATGGCAAGAGCCATAAGGAGAAGAAGGATCGCAGAATTCTTGGTGATCTCAACCTCCAGTGCAAGGAGGGGTCTGAGAAAAATCGGAGTCATTAtgacacagaaaagaagaaacgTAAGGAGGCATCCAGTGCCAGCTCCACCAGTGAAGGGAAGCATGCAGAATGTTCTTCTGAGCACAAAAGAGGCTCTGAATCTAGTTCTTCATTAGGTTCAACAGACTTCTTGAAACTGAAGGCACTGTCAGATGGGCCACCCAAGGAGCTGAAGATTCGCCTGATCAAAGTGGAGAGCGGGGACAGGGAGACGTTTATTGCCTCTgaggtggaggaaaagaggatcCCACTGGAGGAGATCAACATCAAGAACACTGCCAGTGAAATCATCAGATCCTGCAA GGGGGCCAGAGTGAAAGGAAAGTTCAGAGAATCTTACTTGCTCCCAGCCTTCTCTGTCAAGCCCATCATGACCTCAGAGGAACCCATTCCTAGAGAGAAACTCAACCCTCCTACACCCAGCATCTAT TTGGAGAGTAAGAGGGATGCCTTCtcccctgtgctgctgcagttctGTACAGACCCCAAGAATCCTGTCACTGTCATCAGGGGCCTGGCTGGATCTCTTCGACTCA ACCTGGGGCTGTTTTCTACAAAGTCACTGGTGGAAGCCAATGCAGAGCAGGCGGTAGAAGTTAGGACTCAAGTGCAGCAGCCTGCTGATGAGAACTGGGACGCCAGTGGGACAGGTCAGACGTGGCCCTGTGAGAGCAGCCGATCCCACACCACCATCGCCAAGTACGCCCAGTACCAGGCCTCCAGCTTCCAAGAGAGTCTACAG GAGGAGAAAGGCAGcgatgaggaggatgatgaagatgatgagaaGGGGAAGAAGCCATCCAACAGTTCTGATACTCAAAGCAAGGACAGCTCTAAAGAAAGTAGCAG tgCTGAGCAGAAACCAGTGGGGAAGATAATTAAATTTGGCACCAACATTGACCTCTCAGATCCCAAAAG GTGGAAGCCCCAGCTTCAGGAGCTGCAGAAGCTGCCAGCATTTATGCGTGTAGCATCCAGTGGAAACATGCTGAGCCATGTTGGACACACCATCCTAGGCATGAACACTGTCCAGCTTTACATGAAGGTTCCAGGGAGCCGAACACCAG GTCACCAGGAGAACAATAACTTTTGCTCAGTGAACATCAACATCGGCCCTGGGGACTGCGAGTGGTTCTCTGTCCATGAGAACTACTGGCATGCCATTAGTGACTTCTGTGAAAA GCACGGAGTAGACTACCTGACAGGATCCTGGTGGCCAGTGTTGGAGGACCTCT